In the genome of Deltaproteobacteria bacterium, the window ATTCCCGGAGCACAACTCTGTATCGCGCCGGGGGCGAGCCACTTCTGGCTGCAGGAAATGTCAGCGCTCGCCAACGGACTCATCCTCGACTTCCTCTTGAAGCGCGTGGCTTGATAGCACCCGTGCGCACGACTCGCTTCCGCACCGTCCGCTGCATCATTCGCCAGGGAGATCGGTTTCTCCTCGTGATTCACCGTGGGGCGCGGGCGGCGGCTCGGAGATGGGGTCTACCCGGCGGACGCATGGAGGAGCGTGAGAGCTTCGAGGACACGGCGCGGCGCGAGATCCGAGAGGAGTTGGGGATCATCCTCGGGCCGCTGATCGAAGTCGGCGAGTATCGCTACAAGGGCGCGCGGCACAAGGTGCTTGGAACGGAATACGTGGAGCCCATCATCGTCTTTCATCGTGCCGAGTTGCGGAAGATCGGCTGGCACACTCTGGAGGAGGTCGTGGCGCTGGCACGTGCAGGCAATCTGCACGCCGGCTTCGAGCACCACGCCATCGGTGACTTCGTCCGCCAGATCACGACCGAGCGCGGAACGCGGGAATAGGAGCGAGGCGCGTTTCAGGCTAGCCAGCAGGCAGTCATGTCTCGCGCATATAGCTGATTCCGGGTGGCCCATGGTCCGAACCACTCGCCATATGCCATCGGCCATCCGCGAGTGCCTGCGGTGGCGAAACTTGGGTCAGCAATTCGACCAAAGCGGTTGCGCGTACCGAGTTACACGTCGCCGAGTTTTCGGGTCAGATCCACCTCGCGCATCGTCGTTACCGCGAAGACCAGCAACGTGGCCGCTTCGTCGAGGAAGCGCGTTTGCACGAAACGCAACCGACCGCGCGCCTTGATCAACTCGCTCTCGATGACGAAGCGTGGACCGACGACCGGTTCGAAGTAATCGATGCGCATGTTGGTGGTTGCCAGCCAGTGCCGCGGTGAGCCGGGTTCCTCGCCGGCGCGCACGGTCATCAGTGCTACCATGTCGACATACGTCGGCGTGAAGCCACCGAAGAGTTGACCGCGAGGATTCTTGACGTGTGCGGGGACGTGCGCGGCGATGCGAAGAAATCCCTTGCGCCGCTCGGTGACGGTCCACTCGTAAGCTTCGAGGAAATCACCTGCGGGATGACCGCGTCCGACCAGACGCGACGGATCGCTGGTCCACCACGGTCGCCGACGCAAGAGGCTGTCCGCGTCCGACGCCACAGCGCCGCCAGGTTTACGCTCGGCGCTCAAGGACTTCTTTGTCGCCATAGAGTCGCTTGACGCGGACGCTACCGGGCGCCCCGACATCGAGACAGAGTTCGCACAGGGTGCACTCGTCGAGGTTCTTCTCGACGATCTGCACCCCGCCGCCAGTTCCGGCCGCGAAGATGTTCACTGGGCAGACTTCGACCAGCTTCTTGACCAGCTCCGCGTCGTTGGCGACGGCCGGGCTCACTTCAACTGCGATGAACAAAGCCATTCGGACTCCCTTTACAACGGATTGAACGGATTAAACGGATTTGAGGGACTCGGATCGTGAACGTCGAATTGCTCTGGCCTCCGAAGCATGAATCCGTTCAATCCGTTTAATCCGTTGTAAACCATCTTCATCCGGTCATCCCGATTCGTGTCTTCACGAGCGCGGGGATGTCTTCGATGCGCTCGGCGATCGAGATGCCGGCGGTTTCGAGGCGCTTGATCTTCTCTGCTGTCGTGTCGGCCTTAC includes:
- a CDS encoding PaaI family thioesterase, producing the protein MATKKSLSAERKPGGAVASDADSLLRRRPWWTSDPSRLVGRGHPAGDFLEAYEWTVTERRKGFLRIAAHVPAHVKNPRGQLFGGFTPTYVDMVALMTVRAGEEPGSPRHWLATTNMRIDYFEPVVGPRFVIESELIKARGRLRFVQTRFLDEAATLLVFAVTTMREVDLTRKLGDV
- a CDS encoding NUDIX hydrolase, giving the protein MIAPVRTTRFRTVRCIIRQGDRFLLVIHRGARAAARRWGLPGGRMEERESFEDTARREIREELGIILGPLIEVGEYRYKGARHKVLGTEYVEPIIVFHRAELRKIGWHTLEEVVALARAGNLHAGFEHHAIGDFVRQITTERGTRE